In Methanofollis aquaemaris, the genomic window ACTCAATTTCATAGTAACCCTCTCTGATGACGTAATAACGTCTCCAGATATTTTCGATCCGCCGCTTCATCATGGCACCGAGGGGGCCATAATCGATGAAGCCTGCAACAGCGCCATAGAGCTCTGCCGAGGGCCAGACAAAGCCGCGCCGCTTTGCGAGTTCTATGACTTTATCGTAGATGTCACTCACTGCGATCAGTCCTGGTGTATTATTTTGGCCATGGGATTATATAGTCCCACTTTCCCTGCCACAGATGGGGCGGCGTGCAGAGGGAGAGGGGCGGCATGCATGGGATCGTTGTCGCAGAACCGCGCAGAGGACCACGCCCAACCCGACGCGCTCACAAGACATTTACAGGGGAAAAGTCCGGATCTCACCTCATCGGATGTCGGAATGATCCTGCGCACACCAGTGGAAAAATCTGAAAATATATGGCAATATAATAAGAGTATCTTTTTTTAAGCAGTGCCCTTTTTACCCCATACATCTAAAATATTCCAATATCTCCGATTGAATCCCTCTGGTCCTGCCGGGGATTAATTAAAAATTTTTAAATATGATCAGACGTATTCTATTTCAGACCTAGTGTGGTATTGCCATGCCAGCAGAAAAGAGAAAAAAGGAACTCCTTGCACTCTTCCAGGACCTCACCAGCAAGACGGAGATCGTCGAGCCGATGAAAAAGATCCATGGGAGTCTCAGGGACCGTGATGCGGTGGGGCGTGAGATCGCTCTCATCATGCGCGAGATCCTTGACCGGGGTTTCTTCCAGACCAAGCTCTCCCCCCGCCAGCTGGCGACGCTCGTCATTGCCTTCAACGAAGACAAGAATGACACCGAGATCGCCCGCGAGCTTGGAAACGAAAAACTGGCGAAGACTGTTGCCAGGGCACGGGTCAGGATCAAACTCTTCCGTGAGTCTGACTTTGACATGCCCTTCGAGCGTACGCTCCTCACCGATCTGGTCGATTCAGGGAAGACGATGAACGACATTTCCCAGATTCTGGGGATCAGTTCCTCGTCCCTGCGCGAGTACCGGCATGTGATCGCCATGGACGAGGACGCAACTCTCGATCCCTACCTGGAAAGGATCAAAGACGTGATTGAGGACCGCGACCTTTCAGAGCAGATGACCAGTGGTGTCGCTAACGACGGGCTTTCCGAGGCGATCGACGCGACTGAAGCCGAGATGGTCGACGTAACGTAACGACCTGCCAGGCGGCCCTTCAGTACCACCTTTTTTACTCCAGGACACAGATCTGCGTGTATGAAGATCCAGTGGCTTGGACATGCATGTTTTCTGCTTGAAGGGAGCAGGACCATTCTGATCGATCCGTTCGTTCCTTCAGGCGAGATCCCGACCGACCCGGATATCGTGGCCGTCACCCATGGCCACGGCGATCATCTCGGGGCGGCGGCGAGTGTCGGAAAACTGACGGTAGCGGTGAACGAGATCGCAAAGTACCTCGCTGCACAGGGCATCCCGACCGAAGAGATCAATATCGGGGGGACAGTCGAGGTGGACGGCGTCTCGTTCACGATGACGCCGGCGCTCCACTCTTCATGGCTTGAGGAGGCGGGCAACGGGTATTATGGCGGTGTTGCAGCGGGGTTCGTCATCAGGATGGACGGCGTCACCGTCTACCACGCAGGCGACACCGGCCTCTTCTCAGACATGAAGTTGATCCGGGAACTCTACCGCCCCGACGTCGCCCTCCTCCCGGTCGGCGGGCGGTACACGATGGGGCCCAGGGAGGCGATGATGGCGGCCGAGTTCGTGGGGGCGAAGATTGTCATCCCGATGCACTACAACACCTGGCCGCCGATTGCCCAGGATCTTTCAGGCTTCAAGACGGCGATCGAACGGACGACCGACATGAACGTGGTGCTTCTTGCGCCTGGCGAGAGTCTTGAGATGTAAAATAGGGCTCTGTTGAATCAGGCATGAACCCCTGGCTCAAGCATACGGGATGAAAATTTCTCGTTGCAGTTCTCCTGAGTGCGGAGGGATACTTGATTCTTCTCCTTGCAACAGGGCACCTGAAGGATACGGTTCCATCGCCGCCCCCGGCCATCTTCACTATGGGGGTCCGGGATTGCGATTGGGCCGGGAAGGCGGAGGGGAGAACATGAAGAGGGTGGTGTCGTTCCCTCTGTTCTCTTCACGCGAGGAGAGAGATCTCGTTCAAGTGCATTCTCCTGGCGACCTTTTGTTCTTGACTCGCCACCAGTCGAACGTCAGCCCGGTTGTCTGGAAAAAAAGGTGCCGGATCGTTCAGGCCGTCTCGACCTTCGAGGCCTCTCCGAGCCCGAGTTCTTCGACGGCAATATCGCGCATCCTGAACTTCTGGATCTTGCCGGTGACCGACATCGGAAAGTCTTCGACGAACTTGAAGTATTTCGGAATCTTGAAGCGGGCGATCTGGCCGGTGCAGAAGTCGACGATCTCCCCGGGTGTGATGCTCTGTCCCTCCCGCGGCTTCACCCAGGCCATCAGTTCCTCGCCGTACCTCACGTCAGGCACCCCGATCACATAGGCGTCGGCGATCTTGGGGTGGTGGTGGAGGAACTCCTCGATCTCTCTGGGATAGATGTTCTCGCCGCCCCTGATCACCATCTCCTTGAGCCTGCCCGACATCCTCACATAGTCCTCCCCGTCCATCACCCCGAGGTCGCTGGTATGGAGCCAGCCATTGTGGTCCAGGGTGGCGTGACTGGCCGAGGGGTTGTTGTAGTAGCACTTCATCGCCATATACCCCCTCGCGCAGATCTCACCGATCTCGCCGCGCGGCACGATCCGTTTTGTCGCCGGGTCGATGATCTTGATCTCGGTGTGCGGGAAGGGCCGGCCTACCGTCGTCACCCGTTTCTCCAGGGGATCGTCGACGGTGGTCATCGTGACACCCGGCGAGAGTTCGGTCTGCCCGTAGACGATGACGATGTCTCTCATGTTCATGAGCGTGTTGACCTGTTTCATCACCTCGATCGGACAGGGCGAACCGGCCATGATCCCGGTGCGCAGGGTGGAATAGTCGTATTTCGAGAACTCATGGTGCGAAAGTTCGGCGATGAACATCGTGGGCACGCCGTGGAGGGCGGTGCACCGTTCGTTCTGAACCGCCTGCAACACCGCCTCCGCGTTGAAGACCGGCGAAGGGATAACCATCGTCGAGCCATGGGTGACGCAGGCCATGTTCGAGAGCACCATCCCGAAGCAGTGGTAGAAGGGTACCGGGATGCAGAGACGGTCCTTCTCGGTGAAACCCATCCCCTCGCCGATGATGAACCCGTTGTTCATCACGCCGTGATGGGTGAGCACCACGCCCTTGGGAAACCCGGTCGTCCCGCTCGTATACTGGATGTTGATGGCGTCGTCGAAGTTGAGCATCTCCTCGCGCTCTTCCAGTTCGTCGGGACTGATCGCCTCTCCCCGCTTGATCATCTCGTCCCAGGTGAACATGCCGTTGTACGGGATGTCGCCCATGAAGACGATGTTTTTCAGGAACGGGAACTTCTCTGTCGAGACCCTGCCGGGCCGCGCCTCGATCGCCTCGGGGCAGGCCTCGTAGACCATGCCGACATAGTCGGAGGTCTTGAACCGTCCCTGCACGATAAGGGTCGAGACTTCGGCCTGCTTGAGGGCGTACTCCAGTTCAAAGACCCGGTACGCCGGGTTGATGTTGACCAGGATGGCCCCGATCTTCGCAGTCGCAAACTGGGTGAGGGTCCACTCGGCGTAGTTCATCGCCCAGATAGCAACCCGGTCGCCGCGCTCGACGCCGAGCGCCATAAGGCCACGTGCAAGAGAGTCTACCTGGAGAAGGAACTCCCGGTACGTCCAGCGGATGTTCTGGTGCACAGATACCAGGGCCTCGTTCTCCGGGTATTGTGCGGCTATACGGTTGAGCATGGCGCCGATGGTCTCGCCCATCAGCGACAACTCTGAATGTCCGCATGCATAGCTGCCCGTGACCATAGGTTTTCGTACATACTGGTGCGAGAAGATCTTATATCATTAGTGTTCGCCGAACACAATTATTAAGTCAGAAGAAGGCGCATATGAATAATACATTCGGGGTCGTGGCCTAGTCCGGAATGGCGACGGGCTCCAGCGGTCTTTGCGTGTGATGAACAATGGGTCTACTGATCTGATGATGACCCGTTGGAGCGCTGATGCATGTCTCGCTCCCCGCGCATGTCGGAGAGACCCGTCGATCGTGAGTTCAAATCTCACCGACCCCACGTTTTCTGACTCATTCCGGTGATTTCATCTCTTTCTGCTGCGATTATACCATCAACTCATGCAAGGAGAAGGATCCCTCTTTCTACGATATGAGCCAGTATCCATAGTATTAACGACAGCACATCCATCTGGAGGCTGCGAGTGGTCGACGTGCGGTCCGGGACGATCGTGACAGAGGCTTCCTTTCATCGTCTTCTGGATCCCGGGGTTTCAGAACTCTCTCACTCCCGGACAGTTCTCCAATTTTCCTGCCCCCCGTCACTTTATGTATAAGCGCGTGCCATCTATATGCAGCATTAATTGAAGGGATTTCTATGTATCTGATAGGTGAAGCTCTCGTTGGAACTGGCGCGGAACTCGCGCACATCGACCTTGTCATGGGGGATAAGAACGGACCGGTAGGGATGGCCTTTGCAAACGGTATGTCGCAGCTCTCTGCAGGCCACACTCCGCTCCTTGCAGTGGTACGTCCGAACCTTCTCACCAAACCGGCCACCCTCATCATCCCGAAGGTGACCCTGAAGAAGGGCGAGCAGGTGAATGAGATCTTCGGCCCGGCCCAGGCCGCCGTCGCAAAGGCCGTCGCC contains:
- a CDS encoding response regulator receiver protein — encoded protein: MPAEKRKKELLALFQDLTSKTEIVEPMKKIHGSLRDRDAVGREIALIMREILDRGFFQTKLSPRQLATLVIAFNEDKNDTEIARELGNEKLAKTVARARVRIKLFRESDFDMPFERTLLTDLVDSGKTMNDISQILGISSSSLREYRHVIAMDEDATLDPYLERIKDVIEDRDLSEQMTSGVANDGLSEAIDATEAEMVDVT
- a CDS encoding AMP-binding protein, which encodes MVTGSYACGHSELSLMGETIGAMLNRIAAQYPENEALVSVHQNIRWTYREFLLQVDSLARGLMALGVERGDRVAIWAMNYAEWTLTQFATAKIGAILVNINPAYRVFELEYALKQAEVSTLIVQGRFKTSDYVGMVYEACPEAIEARPGRVSTEKFPFLKNIVFMGDIPYNGMFTWDEMIKRGEAISPDELEEREEMLNFDDAINIQYTSGTTGFPKGVVLTHHGVMNNGFIIGEGMGFTEKDRLCIPVPFYHCFGMVLSNMACVTHGSTMVIPSPVFNAEAVLQAVQNERCTALHGVPTMFIAELSHHEFSKYDYSTLRTGIMAGSPCPIEVMKQVNTLMNMRDIVIVYGQTELSPGVTMTTVDDPLEKRVTTVGRPFPHTEIKIIDPATKRIVPRGEIGEICARGYMAMKCYYNNPSASHATLDHNGWLHTSDLGVMDGEDYVRMSGRLKEMVIRGGENIYPREIEEFLHHHPKIADAYVIGVPDVRYGEELMAWVKPREGQSITPGEIVDFCTGQIARFKIPKYFKFVEDFPMSVTGKIQKFRMRDIAVEELGLGEASKVETA
- a CDS encoding metal-dependent hydrolase, with the protein product MKIQWLGHACFLLEGSRTILIDPFVPSGEIPTDPDIVAVTHGHGDHLGAAASVGKLTVAVNEIAKYLAAQGIPTEEINIGGTVEVDGVSFTMTPALHSSWLEEAGNGYYGGVAAGFVIRMDGVTVYHAGDTGLFSDMKLIRELYRPDVALLPVGGRYTMGPREAMMAAEFVGAKIVIPMHYNTWPPIAQDLSGFKTAIERTTDMNVVLLAPGESLEM